The following nucleotide sequence is from Stigmatopora nigra isolate UIUO_SnigA chromosome 8, RoL_Snig_1.1, whole genome shotgun sequence.
TAGACGAAGAGCGGGTAGTCGGCCACGCCGGCGCCCAGGTGGTTGCTGGCCTCGCAGCGGTAGGTGCCGTTGTCCGTCTTGTTGAGCGCGGTGAAGGTCAGCTCGCGGCCCTCCACGATCAGCCGTTCGGCGTCGGGGAGCTCGCCGCCGTCCTTGCTCCACGCCACCGGCTCGGGTCTGCCAAAAAAAGGCATTGAGCGTCGTGGGCCCGCCGCCCTCCCGCCACCCGTCGCCCAACTCACACGGGGTTCCCCCTGGAGACGCACTCCAGTTTGAAGTAGTGGCCCTCCTGCGGAACGCCGGCCAAAGGGACGATCTGGACGTCGGGCGCATCTGCGAAAGGGCGCCCGTCAGTGGGCCGTGGGTGGCACcgggccccgccccctttttttgtgaCTCACAGTGGACCTCCAGGACCTCGGTGGTGGCGTAGGGCTCGGCCAGCGACACGTGTTCGGCCAGGCAGGTGTATGCGGCGCCGTCGTCGGCGCGGTCCACCCGCAGGCGCAGGCTGCTGCTGGCCGTCCACGATTTCCCCGAGGGGCTGACCTCGGTGGTGCCTTCAAAGAGGActttgtcacttttttaaaacaaatggcattatgtgtgtgtgcgtgtgtgcgcgtgtccAAGCCCACCCACCTTGGACCTCCAGGCCGTTGCGGAACCAGCGTATGCGGGCGGCCGGTTTGCCCCCCGCCGAGGCGCAGGCCAGGGCCACCGCCTGGCCCTCCAGGGCGGGCGAGGCCGGGCCGGTGATGACGGGGCGGCGAGGCACCCCCAGGACGGCCAGGAAGGCCTTGGTGGTCCTGACGGGCATGGTGAAGAGCGAGCAGGTGTACTGGCCCTCGTCGGACAGGCCCACGTCGTTGATGCGGATGCTCAGCTCCTGCCGCGACGCTCGCAGCAGTTCGATGCGGTTGTCCCGCAGGGCTGCACCCCACcccccaaacaaaaacaaaacacaccatTCTTTTTAGAAAGGAGCTTATTTCTGCTTCTTTGATCATTTCGACGGGACGGGTTGAGACGGGGCTATTTGACACGTGGCCTAACTTTTTGACAAAAGGGTTGTGTGTACTGGGGGTGGGAGGGTGTcacattttcattccaacttgTAAAAAGCAAAAGTTTCCACAATACTgtgtgtcctgcgagtgcaatcagtggattggcgtcagctgcttCTTGCGGCCCAACCCCCGGCCGGGGCCGCTtcgagtttgtcagtcagctcgctCTCTGCGGGATGGGCTCCAACAGAAAGCTGCCTACCCCCACCCTTCACCCACAACCCCCGTTGATTCAATTTTGTCACCTATATATGTGCCCGTACCTGGCAAAAACCAGTgcaaaacttctttttttttaaacctatttcaaacattggccatcaaagtgcaaacttttgaccattgaagAACAAGCAAGCGCCTTGGAGAAAATGAAGCTTTGGAAAGGAAAAGGTCATATCCCCTAAGACAAGGCATTTAATTaacagggctgggcaaactaAAATAAAGGGCCAGTGTGAGTGCTTTGGTTCCAACTTGTAAAAAGGAAAGCATTCCACATTGGTTTCAACCTGGGCACAGCTaatctttccacaatactagtgttggacgagtgcaatcagtggattgacgTCAGCTGCTGGTGGTTTGAGCAGGCGGCCCAACCCCAGTTGAACTTCAACTGTCTTTCTTAGAGCGGTTTGGATCAAAACTCTGCACCAGCAAGGGCTTTGAGGACCGCCCACTTTGCCCACTTTGCCTAGCCCTGTTCTTGGACTTATTCGTCACTTCCTGCCCCACTTGTAGTTTCCAGCCGACTTCCTGTACACTTCCAGGGGGCATTCCCCCTTTCCCCCCGCGCTATCTTACCTTTCTTGTCGCCGAAAAAGAGCGTCTGCTGTGCCGGGTTGGACCACTGGAGGGAAGTGTTGTCGTTGAACTCCACCCGGCAGGTCATGTTGGCGGCCGAGCCCTCCAACGCCGTCACGTTCTGAGTTATGGGGAACTGAGCGTGGGCACCTGTTGGGAGAACCAGAGCGCACAAGAAGGCGCGGTCAGGACCCGGAACGGGCGGCCGGAAGGACGTCGCGGTCGGAGCAACGCCACGGAGGGAGTGCTAATGACGCCCGCGGGCCACGTCCGGACCGAGCCGCTACGCCGGCCTCATTAGTGGGGAGAGCTCCTCCCCCCGGCACCTTCCTCGACCCCGATTCGGGCTGGCCATCCGGGTATGGACGTGAGCTGCAAACTTAATGTTTCCATTCTTTTTCCTTCCCAAAGGACGACACGCCGTTTGTTTGTCGAGGCCTCGGCGCGAGAAAGCGGAAGGATAAAAAGGCGCCGAGGTCACCGCCGCGAATAGATTTGACCAGGGACCATCCGTGCCCCCGCCCCCGAGGGATGTGGTTGGTATCGGCGCCCCGGGCCAAATGGTGTCAAGAATGCGCGGCGGCGGAACCAAAGGCTGTCTGGCCTCCCGTGACAGCCCACACGCAAATAAGCTGGAAGGAAAATGCCGCCTTGGCTAGGGATGTGCTCGGCCTTGCCGTGCCTTGGCGTATTTTGACGTGCCGCTGGATTTTGGGGATCCCTCTGATACCTGGCAAACGTATCAGCCCCAAAATGACTCCCGAGTGCCCGGACCTGATGGAAGGGGAGCGCGTATGTTAACGCCCGCCTCTGGAGGAAGCGCGGCACGTGCGCTTTACGGTTAGCTTTGGCTTGTGCCACATAAATCACCCAGGAagagggaaggaaggaaggaaggaaatggAGGCTATAACTCACCTCTGGGTTTGCTTTTTGTCCCTTCCACTGAGAGCGTGAAGAGCGGAGGGGTTatagggaggggggggggggttggggggggggtgttgggcAAGCAaagccccccccaaaaaaagaacagcAGGTTAGATAGCAACCACACTCTGATCATCGCCGGTCGGGTGCAAAGATACATTTCTACAGTACGCGGACAATcggaaaaaaaaggagtgaaTGAAAGGAAAACCAAATAGACAGACCCCCCCAGTCAGCCCAAAATCAACGGGAAGTGACCGGCTCCAATGCTTCGAATCATCAGTAGCACTTTTGTTGCCGACAGGAAGTGAGCGGCTCATTCCGACGTCTCTCGGCCCGACAAAAGTTGCCGACGTCTCGgaaaaaacaagcaaatgaGCGCACTTAACGCCAGAGGCGGGCGGGGTCCCCCAAGAGCCGCCGTCCGTGTCGGCTCAGCAGATGAAAGCAGAGCGGCCTCCTCCGCAAACGCCGCAAACGGCGCGTCAGCTTTTCTGAGGCCCCGCCGCTAATACAGGTGCGCCGTTTCCACGGAGACGCtcgaggaggggggggggggcatcgtTGGGTATTGTGGATCCATCCCAAAGAAATCCACCGAAAACAAATAATACGAAAGGCTGTTCTGGTCCCGCCTGTTTTCATTTGCTCCGTTTCCACTGAAGGACGTTTCCCGGGGGTGTGCGCTCTATGAACAACGTACAAAAGGGtcaaatagaaaagaaagtaCAATTTCCCGTATCTGGAGGCACAAAGTGACCTCAATTGGGCCTTTGTGGAGGTGGCGTCCTCACCTGGGGCTCTAACCTAGTCTTTTTCTGTCACAGAAAGACACACAATGGCGGCGCGCGCGGGCCGTCATTCCGTGTCAAAAACAGAAAAGACGCCACATTAGGAGTGGCGCAAGATGACGGACGCCTATAAAAGCGGAAGATTTGCAAAATCCATTTCACGCTTTCATTCATTGCTCCGTCAAATTGACGCCGGCCCAGCGTCCCCATTCAAATTGACGGGACTTCCGGCTTTCGCTAAATCAACAGAGAGTGACCCGCAAATGCCCGGAAACAAACGGGAAATGAGCCGGAGATGAGCCCAAAGTGAAGAGAAAAGGATCTCAAGATATGCCAATTGAagccagaaaatgaaagaatggaaTGACACATTGAACACAAAGCCAAAATTTCCCCCCGTCGTCCATTTTGTGCCTTTGGAAGCCTTGTCGTGGCGCTGCGCCTCATCATATTGATTCCGACTTTGTTTACATGTGAGGCTAACGCGATATCTCCTCAGCGCAGACATGAAAATGACACGAAAATGATCTCCCCGAATCCCCCGGCCCACTCGTAAACTAATCTGCCGAGGTCATGAAAAATTGGCCCCGGAAGTCCAGGTCCAAACTCACTCGGAACTGACAACGTTCTATGGCGACCCAAAGAATACCGATGAAACGCATTTCCCCCCGAGTAGACGTCCCATCCGTCTGAAGCGGGAGGTCGGCGGCCCAACCACTTTGGAGGCATTTACGTGTGCTTTGTTTGGAGTCACTGCATGGCTAGCGCTTGGAACGGAGTCGTCACTTTCACTAACCTAAAACCAAGTCGGACAAAAGTGGGCCAACATTTCCCGGGAAGTCAATTGGCTCACCTCCTTCATTCACTGACACGTGCATGGACGTGCATGTGCGCGTGGAGGGGCGGCGGCTACcactgcgtgcgtgcgtgcgtgcatatGTCTGCGTGTGGGACACCGACGAGAAGGTACGTCATTTACGTGGGGTGGCTTTGTGGGGACACTTTTTGTAAACGTTCACACTGCATGATGCGACAACTTGCTCCAATGAAACAACACACACAGCAGGTAGAAGAAGACTGGCTGGATGGATGGAGGTGACTGCAGCAGCAGCAAGGAAGCAGGCAGTCACAACAAAACAAGGCGCAAACTTGCCGCTGCGGTGTTTCACGCGCGTCCGTCCGACCATCGCGAGGGGGGCCCGCCCGGGGGGGACCGTCCGTGGCTGAGGCCACGCCCCGGCGCCGTCGCAGCGTCCGTCACTCACCTCCAAAGATGCCCAAGCcggagaggaggaagaggaggtgcCGCCGGAGCATCATGGTCGCCGCCACTCGAGTCTTGTCGTCAAGGGGTGGGGGAGAGCCCCGAGGGGTGGGCCTGGGGGGGAAGGGGGGCCGGCTCACTTATCCGGACGCTTGGCTCGCATGAGAGGAGGCGGAGGAAGTCGCGCGGAAAAGCAGAAGGGAGACGCCGGTCCTCTACGTGCCGCAGGACGACGCCGACTGGCGCTCGGCGGCGTGCGCCGTCCCGCAGACCCCGCTCGACGCCGCTCCGCGCACATGCCCATTGGAGGGCGGCGGGAGAGATAGCCCCGCCTACTCGGCTGCAAAATAGGCGATAGGATGACGCGCTCCCAGACGTTTGATGGGGGGGGGCGGGGCGATTTGAAAtgtcccaaagtcagctgggataggctccggcaccccccgcgaccctcggGAGGATAAGTGGTGagcaaaatgattgaatttaatCAAATAGCCGCTTCCCAATCTCAATGTAATTTACGGCTATAGATAAATGCGTCAGACGACTTTGAgttaatatcttttttttttttcgaatcCGATAGCAGCATTTTAATGGCGTTCCTTCTGATTGGAATATTGGCGCAAACGCTAAATGTTTATCCTCTTATTTTTTATAAGACTTTTGAGACTGGCGTTGTTTTATTTCT
It contains:
- the LOC144200204 gene encoding cell adhesion molecule 2-like isoform X1, which codes for MMLRRHLLFLLSGLGIFGVEGTKSKPRGAHAQFPITQNVTALEGSAANMTCRVEFNDNTSLQWSNPAQQTLFFGDKKALRDNRIELLRASRQELSIRINDVGLSDEGQYTCSLFTMPVRTTKAFLAVLGVPRRPVITGPASPALEGQAVALACASAGGKPAARIRWFRNGLEVQGTTEVSPSGKSWTASSSLRLRVDRADDGAAYTCLAEHVSLAEPYATTEVLEVHYAPDVQIVPLAGVPQEGHYFKLECVSRGNPVPEPVAWSKDGGELPDAERLIVEGRELTFTALNKTDNGTYRCEASNHLGAGVADYPLFVYDPNAVGRRGPDQAVIGGVVAVVVFVTLCLIILLGRYLARHKGAYLTHEAKGSEDAPDADTAIINAEGDHMHAEEKKEYFI
- the LOC144200204 gene encoding cell adhesion molecule 2-like isoform X2 — translated: MMLRRHLLFLLSGLGIFGGTKSKPRGAHAQFPITQNVTALEGSAANMTCRVEFNDNTSLQWSNPAQQTLFFGDKKALRDNRIELLRASRQELSIRINDVGLSDEGQYTCSLFTMPVRTTKAFLAVLGVPRRPVITGPASPALEGQAVALACASAGGKPAARIRWFRNGLEVQGTTEVSPSGKSWTASSSLRLRVDRADDGAAYTCLAEHVSLAEPYATTEVLEVHYAPDVQIVPLAGVPQEGHYFKLECVSRGNPVPEPVAWSKDGGELPDAERLIVEGRELTFTALNKTDNGTYRCEASNHLGAGVADYPLFVYDPNAVGRRGPDQAVIGGVVAVVVFVTLCLIILLGRYLARHKGAYLTHEAKGSEDAPDADTAIINAEGDHMHAEEKKEYFI
- the LOC144200204 gene encoding cell adhesion molecule 2-like isoform X3, which produces MMLRRHLLFLLSGLGIFGGAHAQFPITQNVTALEGSAANMTCRVEFNDNTSLQWSNPAQQTLFFGDKKALRDNRIELLRASRQELSIRINDVGLSDEGQYTCSLFTMPVRTTKAFLAVLGVPRRPVITGPASPALEGQAVALACASAGGKPAARIRWFRNGLEVQGTTEVSPSGKSWTASSSLRLRVDRADDGAAYTCLAEHVSLAEPYATTEVLEVHYAPDVQIVPLAGVPQEGHYFKLECVSRGNPVPEPVAWSKDGGELPDAERLIVEGRELTFTALNKTDNGTYRCEASNHLGAGVADYPLFVYDPNAVGRRGPDQAVIGGVVAVVVFVTLCLIILLGRYLARHKGAYLTHEAKGSEDAPDADTAIINAEGDHMHAEEKKEYFI